Proteins co-encoded in one Anabas testudineus chromosome 8, fAnaTes1.2, whole genome shotgun sequence genomic window:
- the unkl gene encoding putative E3 ubiquitin-protein ligase UNKL isoform X1: MPSVSKTAANASPQTEKPTHYTYLKEFRTEQCPLFLQHKCTQHRPFTCFHWHFLNQRRRRPIRRRDGTFNYSPDVYCTKYDETTGICPDGDDCPYLHRTTGDTERKYHLRYYKTGTCIHETDARGHCVKNGLHCAFAHGPHDLRPPVYDIREIQAQEALQNGQLGSGEGIPDLQPGVLASQAMIEKTLTEDPRWQDTNFVLANYKTDQCTKPPRLCRQGYACPHYHNSRDRRRNPRKFKYRSTPCPNVKHGDEWGEPSKCESGDSCQYCHSRTEQQFHPEIYKSTKCNDMRQTGYCPRGPFCAFAHVERIPSTEETMSSLLTAIQSSSQSQLGSQQYSECPVSEWNSGGNSTTSATSSNGQVGSVSCSNSSTVTPSSGSDSLLSPVGSISRPKSLTNSSLCSESTTSSVSSLTSNYPKAPGFEREDQIKNKGQVGQKLMDQEKQTQNTVFSAVNPLASSFTSSITSSLASSIGSDSSSPTTLSTMNAKATPFYPGSNTVESVIDVFCFPSGSALDLNFSDINVASLDKELEEQDNSVGLASQRVLGGSAPVNIPGSLARSSSFNSSSSLSTSPLSSLSQSLSQSLLSGAVSQQNQPSNMLAKQEHGLLGTPTSSSQNSLGLNGGASSIWDFVSGSFSPSPSPVFSSLTSTTSSADLARLFRELDEAKRKIKQWEEAWHQVKQACEACQKDAHEAKEQAKTAEAERQLAEQKWEETERKLKELQGDFDVLCRTPGTPLLRSYGELDQLPLSKLHSIQSQLRNDLDLIDGVIYQLQSKKCIVCQKHDRCVVLQPCQHYVLCENCAPSKTECPYCRTKIVKW; encoded by the exons ATGCCGTCGGTTTCGAAAACGGCGGCCAATGCGTCTCCTCAAACCGAGAAACCTACCCACTATAC GTACTTGAAGGAGTTCAGGACAGAGCAGTGCCCGCTGTTCCTCCAGCACAAGTGTACGCAGCACAGACCCTTTACGTGCTTTCACTGGCATTTTCTCAACCAGCGGCGAAGACGACCCATACGAAGGAGAGACGGGACGTTCAACTACAGCCCCGACGTGTACTGCACGAAATACGACGAGACCACAGGCATTTGCCCAGATGGAGATGA CTGTCCTTATTTACACCGGACCACTGGTGACACAGAGCGAAAGTACCATCTACGCTATTACAAGACAGGCACTTGTATCCATGAGACAGATGCTCGAGGGCATTGTGTGAAGAATGGCCTCCACTGTGCTTTTGCTCATGGGCCACATGATCTCCGACCTCCAGTCTATGATATCAG GGAGATCCAAGCACAAGAGGCCCTTCAGAATGGACAGTTAGGATCTGGGGAAGGTATTCCTGATTTGCAGCCTGGAGTATTAGCTAGTCAAGCAATGATTGAGAAAACTCTGACAGAAGATCCCCGGTGGCAAG atACCAACTTTGTTTTAGCCAATTACAAAACAGATCAGTGTACAAAGCCCCCAAGACTATGCAGACAGGGCTATGCTTGTCCCCATTACCACAACAGTAGAGATCGAAGACGAAATCCTCGAAAGTTCAAGTATAG GTCAACTCCTTGCCCAAATGTGAAACATGGGGATGAATGGGGCGAGCCCTCGAAGTGTGAAAGTGGGGACAGTTGTCAGTATTGTCACTCTCGCACTGAACAGCAGTTTCACCCCGAG ATCTACAAATCTACCAAATGCAATGACATGCGACAAACTGGATATTGTCCCAGAGGACCGTTTTGTGCATTTGCACATGTAGAAA GAATTCCCTCTACAGAAGAGACCATGAGCTCATTGCTAACAGCAATACAGTCAAGTTCACAGTCCCAGCTGGGCTCTCAGCAGTATTCAGAGTGTCCGGTCAGTGAGTGGAACAGTGGGGGAAACTCCACCACCAGTGCAACCAGTAGCAACGGACAAGTAGGAAGT GTTTCATGTTCTAATAGCTCAACTGTAACGCCAAGCTCAGGAAGCGACAGTTTGTTATCCCCAGTGGGATCCATCAGCAGGCCCAAATCCTTAACTAACAGTAGTTTATGTTCAGAGTCCACCACATCCAGTGTCTCATCTCTGACATCTAACTATCCTAAAGCTCCGGGCTTTGAACGTGAGGATCAG ATTAAGAACAAGGGGCAGGTGGGTCAAAAATTGATGGACCAAGAAAAGCAG aCACAAAATACCGTATTCTCTGCGGTGAACCCTTTGGCATCAAGTTTTACCTCCAGTATAACATCGAGTTTAGCCTCTAGTATTGGCTCAGATAGTTCTTCACCCACCACCTTATCAACTATGAATGCAAAAGCCACTCCTTTCTATCCAGGGAGCAACACGGTGGAGTCTGTCATAG atgttttttgttttccttcaggATCCGCTCTGGACCTCAACTTTAGTGACATTAATGTTGCATCTCTTGATAAGGAGTTAGAGGAGCAAGACAACAGTGTAGGATTGGCAA GTCAAAGGGTGCTAGGTGGATCTGCTCCTGTTAACATTCCCGGCTCCCTGGCACGATCATCCTCTTTTAATTCCTCATCATCACTCTCCACCTCCCCGCTAAGCTCCCTGTCCCAGTCCCTGTCACAATCGCTGCTGTCTGGTGCGGTATCTCAGCAAAATCAACCTTCAAATATGTTGGCCAAGCAAGAGCATGGCCTCCTGGGAACACCCACCTCCTCTTCCCAGAACTCTCTGG GCTTGAACGGAGGAGCTAGCAGCATTTGGGACTTTGTAAGTGGCAGCTTTTCACCAAGCCCATCTCCAGTCTTCAGCAGCCTGACATCCACAACCAGCAGTGCTGACCTGGCCCGCCTTTTTAGAGAGCTGGATGAGGCCAAGAGGAAGATCAAGCAGTGGGAGGAGGCCTGGCATCAAGTCAAACAA GCTTGTGAAGCATGCCAGAAAGATGCTCATGAAGCAAAGGAACAAGCAAAAACGGCCGAAGCAGAGCGGCAACTGGCAGAACAGAAATGGGAGGAAACAGAGCGCAAGCTGAAAGAGCTCCAAGGGGACTTTGATGTGCTTTGTCGCACCCCTGGAACACCTCTTCTACGTAGCTATGGAGAGCTGGACCAGCTCCCCTTGTCAAAGCTTCACTCCATCCAGAGTCAGCTGCGTAATGACCTAGACCTTATAGATGGG GTAATATATCAGCTTCAGTCAAAGAAATGTATAGTTTGCCAAAAGCATGATCGTTGTGTTGTTCTGCAGCCTTGCCAGCATTATGTACTATGTGAGAACTGTGCACCTAGTAAAACAGAATGTCCCTACTGTAGAACAAAAATAGTGAAGTGGTGA
- the unkl gene encoding putative E3 ubiquitin-protein ligase UNKL isoform X2: MPSVSKTAANASPQTEKPTHYTYLKEFRTEQCPLFLQHKCTQHRPFTCFHWHFLNQRRRRPIRRRDGTFNYSPDVYCTKYDETTGICPDGDDCPYLHRTTGDTERKYHLRYYKTGTCIHETDARGHCVKNGLHCAFAHGPHDLRPPVYDIREIQAQEALQNGQLGSGEGIPDLQPGVLASQAMIEKTLTEDPRWQDTNFVLANYKTDQCTKPPRLCRQGYACPHYHNSRDRRRNPRKFKYRSTPCPNVKHGDEWGEPSKCESGDSCQYCHSRTEQQFHPEIYKSTKCNDMRQTGYCPRGPFCAFAHVERIPSTEETMSSLLTAIQSSSQSQLGSQQYSECPVSEWNSGGNSTTSATSSNGQVSCSNSSTVTPSSGSDSLLSPVGSISRPKSLTNSSLCSESTTSSVSSLTSNYPKAPGFEREDQIKNKGQVGQKLMDQEKQTQNTVFSAVNPLASSFTSSITSSLASSIGSDSSSPTTLSTMNAKATPFYPGSNTVESVIDVFCFPSGSALDLNFSDINVASLDKELEEQDNSVGLASQRVLGGSAPVNIPGSLARSSSFNSSSSLSTSPLSSLSQSLSQSLLSGAVSQQNQPSNMLAKQEHGLLGTPTSSSQNSLGLNGGASSIWDFVSGSFSPSPSPVFSSLTSTTSSADLARLFRELDEAKRKIKQWEEAWHQVKQACEACQKDAHEAKEQAKTAEAERQLAEQKWEETERKLKELQGDFDVLCRTPGTPLLRSYGELDQLPLSKLHSIQSQLRNDLDLIDGVIYQLQSKKCIVCQKHDRCVVLQPCQHYVLCENCAPSKTECPYCRTKIVKW, encoded by the exons ATGCCGTCGGTTTCGAAAACGGCGGCCAATGCGTCTCCTCAAACCGAGAAACCTACCCACTATAC GTACTTGAAGGAGTTCAGGACAGAGCAGTGCCCGCTGTTCCTCCAGCACAAGTGTACGCAGCACAGACCCTTTACGTGCTTTCACTGGCATTTTCTCAACCAGCGGCGAAGACGACCCATACGAAGGAGAGACGGGACGTTCAACTACAGCCCCGACGTGTACTGCACGAAATACGACGAGACCACAGGCATTTGCCCAGATGGAGATGA CTGTCCTTATTTACACCGGACCACTGGTGACACAGAGCGAAAGTACCATCTACGCTATTACAAGACAGGCACTTGTATCCATGAGACAGATGCTCGAGGGCATTGTGTGAAGAATGGCCTCCACTGTGCTTTTGCTCATGGGCCACATGATCTCCGACCTCCAGTCTATGATATCAG GGAGATCCAAGCACAAGAGGCCCTTCAGAATGGACAGTTAGGATCTGGGGAAGGTATTCCTGATTTGCAGCCTGGAGTATTAGCTAGTCAAGCAATGATTGAGAAAACTCTGACAGAAGATCCCCGGTGGCAAG atACCAACTTTGTTTTAGCCAATTACAAAACAGATCAGTGTACAAAGCCCCCAAGACTATGCAGACAGGGCTATGCTTGTCCCCATTACCACAACAGTAGAGATCGAAGACGAAATCCTCGAAAGTTCAAGTATAG GTCAACTCCTTGCCCAAATGTGAAACATGGGGATGAATGGGGCGAGCCCTCGAAGTGTGAAAGTGGGGACAGTTGTCAGTATTGTCACTCTCGCACTGAACAGCAGTTTCACCCCGAG ATCTACAAATCTACCAAATGCAATGACATGCGACAAACTGGATATTGTCCCAGAGGACCGTTTTGTGCATTTGCACATGTAGAAA GAATTCCCTCTACAGAAGAGACCATGAGCTCATTGCTAACAGCAATACAGTCAAGTTCACAGTCCCAGCTGGGCTCTCAGCAGTATTCAGAGTGTCCGGTCAGTGAGTGGAACAGTGGGGGAAACTCCACCACCAGTGCAACCAGTAGCAACGGACAA GTTTCATGTTCTAATAGCTCAACTGTAACGCCAAGCTCAGGAAGCGACAGTTTGTTATCCCCAGTGGGATCCATCAGCAGGCCCAAATCCTTAACTAACAGTAGTTTATGTTCAGAGTCCACCACATCCAGTGTCTCATCTCTGACATCTAACTATCCTAAAGCTCCGGGCTTTGAACGTGAGGATCAG ATTAAGAACAAGGGGCAGGTGGGTCAAAAATTGATGGACCAAGAAAAGCAG aCACAAAATACCGTATTCTCTGCGGTGAACCCTTTGGCATCAAGTTTTACCTCCAGTATAACATCGAGTTTAGCCTCTAGTATTGGCTCAGATAGTTCTTCACCCACCACCTTATCAACTATGAATGCAAAAGCCACTCCTTTCTATCCAGGGAGCAACACGGTGGAGTCTGTCATAG atgttttttgttttccttcaggATCCGCTCTGGACCTCAACTTTAGTGACATTAATGTTGCATCTCTTGATAAGGAGTTAGAGGAGCAAGACAACAGTGTAGGATTGGCAA GTCAAAGGGTGCTAGGTGGATCTGCTCCTGTTAACATTCCCGGCTCCCTGGCACGATCATCCTCTTTTAATTCCTCATCATCACTCTCCACCTCCCCGCTAAGCTCCCTGTCCCAGTCCCTGTCACAATCGCTGCTGTCTGGTGCGGTATCTCAGCAAAATCAACCTTCAAATATGTTGGCCAAGCAAGAGCATGGCCTCCTGGGAACACCCACCTCCTCTTCCCAGAACTCTCTGG GCTTGAACGGAGGAGCTAGCAGCATTTGGGACTTTGTAAGTGGCAGCTTTTCACCAAGCCCATCTCCAGTCTTCAGCAGCCTGACATCCACAACCAGCAGTGCTGACCTGGCCCGCCTTTTTAGAGAGCTGGATGAGGCCAAGAGGAAGATCAAGCAGTGGGAGGAGGCCTGGCATCAAGTCAAACAA GCTTGTGAAGCATGCCAGAAAGATGCTCATGAAGCAAAGGAACAAGCAAAAACGGCCGAAGCAGAGCGGCAACTGGCAGAACAGAAATGGGAGGAAACAGAGCGCAAGCTGAAAGAGCTCCAAGGGGACTTTGATGTGCTTTGTCGCACCCCTGGAACACCTCTTCTACGTAGCTATGGAGAGCTGGACCAGCTCCCCTTGTCAAAGCTTCACTCCATCCAGAGTCAGCTGCGTAATGACCTAGACCTTATAGATGGG GTAATATATCAGCTTCAGTCAAAGAAATGTATAGTTTGCCAAAAGCATGATCGTTGTGTTGTTCTGCAGCCTTGCCAGCATTATGTACTATGTGAGAACTGTGCACCTAGTAAAACAGAATGTCCCTACTGTAGAACAAAAATAGTGAAGTGGTGA
- the unkl gene encoding putative E3 ubiquitin-protein ligase UNKL isoform X3, translated as MPSVSKTAANASPQTEKPTHYTYLKEFRTEQCPLFLQHKCTQHRPFTCFHWHFLNQRRRRPIRRRDGTFNYSPDVYCTKYDETTGICPDGDDCPYLHRTTGDTERKYHLRYYKTGTCIHETDARGHCVKNGLHCAFAHGPHDLRPPVYDIREIQAQEALQNGQLGSGEGIPDLQPGVLASQAMIEKTLTEDPRWQDTNFVLANYKTDQCTKPPRLCRQGYACPHYHNSRDRRRNPRKFKYRSTPCPNVKHGDEWGEPSKCESGDSCQYCHSRTEQQFHPEIYKSTKCNDMRQTGYCPRGPFCAFAHVERIPSTEETMSSLLTAIQSSSQSQLGSQQYSECPVSEWNSGGNSTTSATSSNGQVGSVSCSNSSTVTPSSGSDSLLSPVGSISRPKSLTNSSLCSESTTSSVSSLTSNYPKAPGFEREDQIKNKGQVGQKLMDQEKQTQNTVFSAVNPLASSFTSSITSSLASSIGSDSSSPTTLSTMNAKATPFYPGSNTVESVIGSALDLNFSDINVASLDKELEEQDNSVGLASQRVLGGSAPVNIPGSLARSSSFNSSSSLSTSPLSSLSQSLSQSLLSGAVSQQNQPSNMLAKQEHGLLGTPTSSSQNSLGLNGGASSIWDFVSGSFSPSPSPVFSSLTSTTSSADLARLFRELDEAKRKIKQWEEAWHQVKQACEACQKDAHEAKEQAKTAEAERQLAEQKWEETERKLKELQGDFDVLCRTPGTPLLRSYGELDQLPLSKLHSIQSQLRNDLDLIDGVIYQLQSKKCIVCQKHDRCVVLQPCQHYVLCENCAPSKTECPYCRTKIVKW; from the exons ATGCCGTCGGTTTCGAAAACGGCGGCCAATGCGTCTCCTCAAACCGAGAAACCTACCCACTATAC GTACTTGAAGGAGTTCAGGACAGAGCAGTGCCCGCTGTTCCTCCAGCACAAGTGTACGCAGCACAGACCCTTTACGTGCTTTCACTGGCATTTTCTCAACCAGCGGCGAAGACGACCCATACGAAGGAGAGACGGGACGTTCAACTACAGCCCCGACGTGTACTGCACGAAATACGACGAGACCACAGGCATTTGCCCAGATGGAGATGA CTGTCCTTATTTACACCGGACCACTGGTGACACAGAGCGAAAGTACCATCTACGCTATTACAAGACAGGCACTTGTATCCATGAGACAGATGCTCGAGGGCATTGTGTGAAGAATGGCCTCCACTGTGCTTTTGCTCATGGGCCACATGATCTCCGACCTCCAGTCTATGATATCAG GGAGATCCAAGCACAAGAGGCCCTTCAGAATGGACAGTTAGGATCTGGGGAAGGTATTCCTGATTTGCAGCCTGGAGTATTAGCTAGTCAAGCAATGATTGAGAAAACTCTGACAGAAGATCCCCGGTGGCAAG atACCAACTTTGTTTTAGCCAATTACAAAACAGATCAGTGTACAAAGCCCCCAAGACTATGCAGACAGGGCTATGCTTGTCCCCATTACCACAACAGTAGAGATCGAAGACGAAATCCTCGAAAGTTCAAGTATAG GTCAACTCCTTGCCCAAATGTGAAACATGGGGATGAATGGGGCGAGCCCTCGAAGTGTGAAAGTGGGGACAGTTGTCAGTATTGTCACTCTCGCACTGAACAGCAGTTTCACCCCGAG ATCTACAAATCTACCAAATGCAATGACATGCGACAAACTGGATATTGTCCCAGAGGACCGTTTTGTGCATTTGCACATGTAGAAA GAATTCCCTCTACAGAAGAGACCATGAGCTCATTGCTAACAGCAATACAGTCAAGTTCACAGTCCCAGCTGGGCTCTCAGCAGTATTCAGAGTGTCCGGTCAGTGAGTGGAACAGTGGGGGAAACTCCACCACCAGTGCAACCAGTAGCAACGGACAAGTAGGAAGT GTTTCATGTTCTAATAGCTCAACTGTAACGCCAAGCTCAGGAAGCGACAGTTTGTTATCCCCAGTGGGATCCATCAGCAGGCCCAAATCCTTAACTAACAGTAGTTTATGTTCAGAGTCCACCACATCCAGTGTCTCATCTCTGACATCTAACTATCCTAAAGCTCCGGGCTTTGAACGTGAGGATCAG ATTAAGAACAAGGGGCAGGTGGGTCAAAAATTGATGGACCAAGAAAAGCAG aCACAAAATACCGTATTCTCTGCGGTGAACCCTTTGGCATCAAGTTTTACCTCCAGTATAACATCGAGTTTAGCCTCTAGTATTGGCTCAGATAGTTCTTCACCCACCACCTTATCAACTATGAATGCAAAAGCCACTCCTTTCTATCCAGGGAGCAACACGGTGGAGTCTGTCATAG gATCCGCTCTGGACCTCAACTTTAGTGACATTAATGTTGCATCTCTTGATAAGGAGTTAGAGGAGCAAGACAACAGTGTAGGATTGGCAA GTCAAAGGGTGCTAGGTGGATCTGCTCCTGTTAACATTCCCGGCTCCCTGGCACGATCATCCTCTTTTAATTCCTCATCATCACTCTCCACCTCCCCGCTAAGCTCCCTGTCCCAGTCCCTGTCACAATCGCTGCTGTCTGGTGCGGTATCTCAGCAAAATCAACCTTCAAATATGTTGGCCAAGCAAGAGCATGGCCTCCTGGGAACACCCACCTCCTCTTCCCAGAACTCTCTGG GCTTGAACGGAGGAGCTAGCAGCATTTGGGACTTTGTAAGTGGCAGCTTTTCACCAAGCCCATCTCCAGTCTTCAGCAGCCTGACATCCACAACCAGCAGTGCTGACCTGGCCCGCCTTTTTAGAGAGCTGGATGAGGCCAAGAGGAAGATCAAGCAGTGGGAGGAGGCCTGGCATCAAGTCAAACAA GCTTGTGAAGCATGCCAGAAAGATGCTCATGAAGCAAAGGAACAAGCAAAAACGGCCGAAGCAGAGCGGCAACTGGCAGAACAGAAATGGGAGGAAACAGAGCGCAAGCTGAAAGAGCTCCAAGGGGACTTTGATGTGCTTTGTCGCACCCCTGGAACACCTCTTCTACGTAGCTATGGAGAGCTGGACCAGCTCCCCTTGTCAAAGCTTCACTCCATCCAGAGTCAGCTGCGTAATGACCTAGACCTTATAGATGGG GTAATATATCAGCTTCAGTCAAAGAAATGTATAGTTTGCCAAAAGCATGATCGTTGTGTTGTTCTGCAGCCTTGCCAGCATTATGTACTATGTGAGAACTGTGCACCTAGTAAAACAGAATGTCCCTACTGTAGAACAAAAATAGTGAAGTGGTGA
- the unkl gene encoding putative E3 ubiquitin-protein ligase UNKL isoform X4 — translation MPSVSKTAANASPQTEKPTHYTYLKEFRTEQCPLFLQHKCTQHRPFTCFHWHFLNQRRRRPIRRRDGTFNYSPDVYCTKYDETTGICPDGDDCPYLHRTTGDTERKYHLRYYKTGTCIHETDARGHCVKNGLHCAFAHGPHDLRPPVYDIREIQAQEALQNGQLGSGEGIPDLQPGVLASQAMIEKTLTEDPRWQDTNFVLANYKTDQCTKPPRLCRQGYACPHYHNSRDRRRNPRKFKYRSTPCPNVKHGDEWGEPSKCESGDSCQYCHSRTEQQFHPEIYKSTKCNDMRQTGYCPRGPFCAFAHVERIPSTEETMSSLLTAIQSSSQSQLGSQQYSECPVSEWNSGGNSTTSATSSNGQVGSIKNKGQVGQKLMDQEKQTQNTVFSAVNPLASSFTSSITSSLASSIGSDSSSPTTLSTMNAKATPFYPGSNTVESVIDVFCFPSGSALDLNFSDINVASLDKELEEQDNSVGLASQRVLGGSAPVNIPGSLARSSSFNSSSSLSTSPLSSLSQSLSQSLLSGAVSQQNQPSNMLAKQEHGLLGTPTSSSQNSLGLNGGASSIWDFVSGSFSPSPSPVFSSLTSTTSSADLARLFRELDEAKRKIKQWEEAWHQVKQACEACQKDAHEAKEQAKTAEAERQLAEQKWEETERKLKELQGDFDVLCRTPGTPLLRSYGELDQLPLSKLHSIQSQLRNDLDLIDGVIYQLQSKKCIVCQKHDRCVVLQPCQHYVLCENCAPSKTECPYCRTKIVKW, via the exons ATGCCGTCGGTTTCGAAAACGGCGGCCAATGCGTCTCCTCAAACCGAGAAACCTACCCACTATAC GTACTTGAAGGAGTTCAGGACAGAGCAGTGCCCGCTGTTCCTCCAGCACAAGTGTACGCAGCACAGACCCTTTACGTGCTTTCACTGGCATTTTCTCAACCAGCGGCGAAGACGACCCATACGAAGGAGAGACGGGACGTTCAACTACAGCCCCGACGTGTACTGCACGAAATACGACGAGACCACAGGCATTTGCCCAGATGGAGATGA CTGTCCTTATTTACACCGGACCACTGGTGACACAGAGCGAAAGTACCATCTACGCTATTACAAGACAGGCACTTGTATCCATGAGACAGATGCTCGAGGGCATTGTGTGAAGAATGGCCTCCACTGTGCTTTTGCTCATGGGCCACATGATCTCCGACCTCCAGTCTATGATATCAG GGAGATCCAAGCACAAGAGGCCCTTCAGAATGGACAGTTAGGATCTGGGGAAGGTATTCCTGATTTGCAGCCTGGAGTATTAGCTAGTCAAGCAATGATTGAGAAAACTCTGACAGAAGATCCCCGGTGGCAAG atACCAACTTTGTTTTAGCCAATTACAAAACAGATCAGTGTACAAAGCCCCCAAGACTATGCAGACAGGGCTATGCTTGTCCCCATTACCACAACAGTAGAGATCGAAGACGAAATCCTCGAAAGTTCAAGTATAG GTCAACTCCTTGCCCAAATGTGAAACATGGGGATGAATGGGGCGAGCCCTCGAAGTGTGAAAGTGGGGACAGTTGTCAGTATTGTCACTCTCGCACTGAACAGCAGTTTCACCCCGAG ATCTACAAATCTACCAAATGCAATGACATGCGACAAACTGGATATTGTCCCAGAGGACCGTTTTGTGCATTTGCACATGTAGAAA GAATTCCCTCTACAGAAGAGACCATGAGCTCATTGCTAACAGCAATACAGTCAAGTTCACAGTCCCAGCTGGGCTCTCAGCAGTATTCAGAGTGTCCGGTCAGTGAGTGGAACAGTGGGGGAAACTCCACCACCAGTGCAACCAGTAGCAACGGACAAGTAGGAAGT ATTAAGAACAAGGGGCAGGTGGGTCAAAAATTGATGGACCAAGAAAAGCAG aCACAAAATACCGTATTCTCTGCGGTGAACCCTTTGGCATCAAGTTTTACCTCCAGTATAACATCGAGTTTAGCCTCTAGTATTGGCTCAGATAGTTCTTCACCCACCACCTTATCAACTATGAATGCAAAAGCCACTCCTTTCTATCCAGGGAGCAACACGGTGGAGTCTGTCATAG atgttttttgttttccttcaggATCCGCTCTGGACCTCAACTTTAGTGACATTAATGTTGCATCTCTTGATAAGGAGTTAGAGGAGCAAGACAACAGTGTAGGATTGGCAA GTCAAAGGGTGCTAGGTGGATCTGCTCCTGTTAACATTCCCGGCTCCCTGGCACGATCATCCTCTTTTAATTCCTCATCATCACTCTCCACCTCCCCGCTAAGCTCCCTGTCCCAGTCCCTGTCACAATCGCTGCTGTCTGGTGCGGTATCTCAGCAAAATCAACCTTCAAATATGTTGGCCAAGCAAGAGCATGGCCTCCTGGGAACACCCACCTCCTCTTCCCAGAACTCTCTGG GCTTGAACGGAGGAGCTAGCAGCATTTGGGACTTTGTAAGTGGCAGCTTTTCACCAAGCCCATCTCCAGTCTTCAGCAGCCTGACATCCACAACCAGCAGTGCTGACCTGGCCCGCCTTTTTAGAGAGCTGGATGAGGCCAAGAGGAAGATCAAGCAGTGGGAGGAGGCCTGGCATCAAGTCAAACAA GCTTGTGAAGCATGCCAGAAAGATGCTCATGAAGCAAAGGAACAAGCAAAAACGGCCGAAGCAGAGCGGCAACTGGCAGAACAGAAATGGGAGGAAACAGAGCGCAAGCTGAAAGAGCTCCAAGGGGACTTTGATGTGCTTTGTCGCACCCCTGGAACACCTCTTCTACGTAGCTATGGAGAGCTGGACCAGCTCCCCTTGTCAAAGCTTCACTCCATCCAGAGTCAGCTGCGTAATGACCTAGACCTTATAGATGGG GTAATATATCAGCTTCAGTCAAAGAAATGTATAGTTTGCCAAAAGCATGATCGTTGTGTTGTTCTGCAGCCTTGCCAGCATTATGTACTATGTGAGAACTGTGCACCTAGTAAAACAGAATGTCCCTACTGTAGAACAAAAATAGTGAAGTGGTGA